A single region of the Rhizobium binae genome encodes:
- a CDS encoding TraR/DksA family transcriptional regulator, which produces MKHEDLENKLKTAKADLQRRLSAIDADLGAALDPDSEDRVTQLENDQVLTEMRKEAREQILSIDAALERLNHGTFGRCVRCLAPIETARLDVIPHTPYCATCARLAAEKRSS; this is translated from the coding sequence ATGAAGCACGAAGATCTGGAAAACAAACTGAAGACCGCGAAAGCGGACCTGCAACGCCGGCTGTCGGCGATCGATGCCGATCTCGGCGCCGCACTGGATCCGGATAGCGAAGATCGCGTTACCCAGCTCGAGAACGATCAGGTGCTGACGGAAATGCGCAAGGAAGCACGTGAGCAAATCCTATCGATCGACGCGGCTCTCGAGCGCCTGAACCATGGAACGTTTGGCCGCTGCGTCAGGTGTCTTGCTCCTATCGAAACCGCCCGACTGGATGTTATTCCCCACACGCCCTACTGCGCGACCTGCGCCCGCCTAGCGGCTGAGAAGCGCTCCTCGTAA
- a CDS encoding universal stress protein has translation MKRHIFLPLLTYPDATSEFMIANAVALARHMQATLTVCAVEITVPDVSNALSSLIIDAAQMARQAGALSRKRASVLTQKAVDEARAAAVDLRTRAIKVEEPFVVEALAEASRAYDLALLELAELSRPIVEAVLFGSGRPLILYPPAPFGGRMDNIAIAWDGSRAAARAAHDASVFLERASKVFLLSVIDEKPVTYETGDYLIENMLKSGVMAEATRVRAHGEPVGEVLQGKASEMRADLLVMGGFGHSRLREFVLGGATRAVLTSITLPVLLSH, from the coding sequence ATGAAACGGCATATCTTTCTTCCGCTCCTCACCTATCCGGATGCGACGTCGGAGTTCATGATCGCCAACGCCGTTGCCCTTGCGCGTCACATGCAGGCGACGCTTACAGTCTGCGCGGTTGAGATTACCGTTCCCGATGTCTCCAATGCACTGTCTTCGCTGATTATCGATGCGGCGCAGATGGCTCGGCAGGCGGGCGCGCTGAGCCGCAAGCGCGCTTCGGTGCTGACGCAGAAGGCGGTGGACGAGGCAAGGGCGGCTGCCGTCGATCTGCGTACGCGCGCGATCAAGGTTGAAGAGCCTTTCGTCGTCGAAGCGCTGGCGGAAGCCTCGCGCGCCTACGATCTCGCGCTTCTGGAACTGGCGGAACTCTCGCGTCCGATCGTCGAGGCAGTGCTGTTCGGATCCGGTCGACCGCTCATCCTTTATCCCCCCGCGCCTTTCGGCGGCCGGATGGATAACATCGCCATCGCCTGGGACGGCAGCCGGGCCGCCGCTCGGGCCGCCCACGACGCCTCGGTCTTCCTGGAACGGGCGTCCAAGGTCTTCCTGCTCTCCGTCATCGACGAGAAGCCCGTGACATACGAGACGGGCGATTATCTCATTGAGAATATGCTCAAGAGCGGCGTGATGGCCGAGGCGACACGGGTGCGCGCACACGGCGAGCCGGTCGGAGAGGTATTGCAGGGCAAGGCCTCCGAGATGCGGGCCGATCTTCTTGTCATGGGCGGCTTCGGCCATTCGCGCCTGCGTGAATTCGTGCTCGGCGGTGCCACTCGGGCCGTGCTGACCAGCATCACCCTGCCCGTCCTGCTGTCGCACTGA
- a CDS encoding pyridoxamine 5'-phosphate oxidase family protein has product MSLGLRELTLAECYAMLEEARFGHLACCKDGQPYVVPIYFSYEKGVAYCFSMPGRKLEWMRENDSVCLQVDRRVGRGWTSVIVEGRFEEFPDTALWRSERLHAWEMLQKHSDWWEVGSLKPKEVPVLAESPHIFFGVLVRKLSGRAAFAID; this is encoded by the coding sequence ATGTCATTGGGTCTACGGGAATTAACGCTGGCTGAATGCTATGCCATGTTGGAAGAAGCACGATTTGGGCATCTGGCTTGCTGCAAAGATGGCCAACCATATGTCGTGCCGATCTATTTCTCTTACGAAAAAGGCGTCGCTTACTGTTTTTCGATGCCCGGCCGCAAACTGGAGTGGATGCGGGAAAACGACAGTGTTTGCCTGCAGGTAGATCGGCGGGTGGGCAGAGGCTGGACGAGCGTCATCGTTGAAGGAAGGTTTGAGGAATTTCCTGACACCGCACTCTGGCGAAGCGAACGCCTGCATGCCTGGGAAATGTTGCAGAAGCACTCTGACTGGTGGGAAGTCGGTTCGCTCAAGCCGAAAGAGGTTCCTGTGCTTGCCGAATCTCCGCACATCTTCTTTGGAGTCCTTGTCCGGAAATTGTCGGGCCGCGCCGCTTTTGCCATCGACTAG
- a CDS encoding SPW repeat protein: protein MERPAFNDRMAQRLAALMFVMSAAFPLLLSDMEKLALSSSNLALCGLLLRTGRGRDVAARRREQVTIATWLAVSPWVLGFDHVGVSLWPTVACAVLLFLPAAWLASRQETPQKAEACTRRSQWRRPF from the coding sequence ATGGAACGTCCCGCTTTCAATGATCGCATGGCACAACGGCTCGCGGCCTTGATGTTTGTCATGTCGGCGGCCTTCCCGTTGCTCCTTTCCGATATGGAAAAGCTTGCCCTCAGTTCGTCAAATCTCGCGCTCTGCGGGCTTTTGCTGCGCACCGGCCGCGGCCGGGATGTCGCAGCGCGGCGGCGGGAGCAGGTGACGATTGCCACATGGCTCGCCGTTTCGCCATGGGTGCTGGGCTTCGACCATGTCGGGGTAAGCCTCTGGCCGACGGTCGCCTGCGCCGTACTCCTCTTTCTTCCCGCCGCCTGGCTGGCGAGCCGGCAGGAGACGCCGCAAAAAGCGGAAGCCTGCACTCGCCGATCGCAATGGCGCCGGCCCTTCTGA
- a CDS encoding ABC transporter ATP-binding protein, with protein sequence MPKTLLGFVFLIGRYHQMAIAALSIVLFLAGTAPLEIQRRIVNAATEGAPYRAILILVLAYLGLVLLEGLTKLMLNLYRGWIGEVAVRWLRKSALAASRESEETPFDALAEGVQLSILIAEAEPVGGFVGTSISEPLLQAGILVAVGGYMIFLQPLMALAVAVVFLPQIGFVPLMQSAINRRVETKITVTRHVSQSMIQHVASNDAFDAQGTRVQRLFSLNMGIYKIKFTMNFMMNLMTQLGYAGIFALGGYYVVTGKTEIGTVVVFISGLTKIRDPWGELVDWYRDLRVTQVKYAMIRDASAAAEVQDEILVPERMA encoded by the coding sequence ATGCCGAAAACTTTGCTCGGTTTCGTGTTCCTCATCGGCCGCTATCACCAGATGGCGATTGCAGCCCTGTCCATCGTTCTCTTCCTCGCCGGCACCGCACCGCTCGAAATCCAGAGGCGCATTGTCAATGCCGCCACCGAGGGCGCCCCCTATCGGGCGATCCTGATCCTCGTCCTTGCCTATCTCGGCCTGGTGCTGCTGGAGGGATTGACCAAGTTGATGCTGAACCTCTATCGCGGCTGGATCGGTGAGGTCGCGGTCCGCTGGCTGCGCAAGTCGGCGCTTGCCGCCTCGAGAGAGTCGGAGGAGACTCCCTTCGACGCGCTTGCCGAAGGCGTTCAGCTGTCGATCCTCATCGCCGAGGCCGAACCGGTCGGCGGCTTCGTCGGCACCAGCATCTCCGAGCCGTTGCTGCAGGCCGGCATCCTTGTCGCCGTCGGCGGCTACATGATCTTTCTGCAGCCTCTGATGGCGCTTGCCGTCGCTGTCGTCTTCCTGCCGCAGATCGGCTTCGTGCCGCTGATGCAATCGGCAATCAATCGTCGGGTCGAGACCAAGATCACCGTCACACGCCATGTCAGCCAGAGCATGATCCAGCATGTCGCCAGCAACGACGCGTTCGATGCTCAGGGAACTCGGGTGCAGCGGCTGTTCTCGCTGAATATGGGTATCTACAAAATCAAGTTCACGATGAACTTCATGATGAACTTGATGACGCAGCTCGGCTACGCCGGCATCTTCGCACTCGGCGGCTATTATGTCGTCACCGGCAAAACCGAGATCGGTACCGTTGTTGTCTTTATATCCGGCCTCACCAAGATCCGGGACCCGTGGGGAGAACTCGTCGACTGGTATCGCGATCTAAGGGTCACGCAGGTCAAATATGCCATGATCCGCGATGCGAGCGCTGCCGCGGAGGTGCAGGATGAAATCCTCGTTCCGGAGAGGATGGCCTGA